One Cucumis sativus cultivar 9930 chromosome 1, Cucumber_9930_V3, whole genome shotgun sequence DNA segment encodes these proteins:
- the LOC101219658 gene encoding DNA-directed RNA polymerases II and IV subunit 5A, translated as MVLSEEEITKLFRARKTVLQMLRDRGFVVGDFELAMSREQFKNQYGETMKKEDLVINKSMRNNSSDQIYVFFPEEPKVSVKTVRTYINRMKSDNVFRAILVVQEKLSSFARSSICEAPKFHLEVFQEAELLVNIKDHVLIPEHQLLTNEDKKTLLERYTVKDTQLPRMQVTDPIARYYGMKRGQVVKIIRPSETAGRYVTYRYVV; from the exons ATGGTGTTGTCAGAGGAAGAAATCACCAAACTCTTTAGAGCACGCAAAACCGTGTTACAGATGTTGAGAGACAGAGGATTCGTTGTTGGAGACTTCGAGCTTGCTATGTCAAgagaacaatttaaaaatcagTATGGTGAGAccatgaaaaaagaagatcTTGTTATCAATAAATCCATGAGAAATAATAGCTCTGACCAG atatatgttttctttcctgAAGAGCCAAAGGTTAGTGTCAAGACAGTGCGAACATATATAAATCGTATGAAATCAGATAATGTTTTTAGAGCAATATTGGTTGTTCAAGAAAAATTGTCCTCCTTTGCTCGTTCTAGTATCTGCGAAGCACCTAAATTCCATTTGGAGGTTTTCCag GAAGCAGAATTGCTGGTTAACATTAAAGATCACGTTCTCATTCCGGAGCACCAGTTGTTGACAAATGAAGATAAGAAGACGTTGCTGGAGAGGTATACGGTGAAAGATACACAA CTACCTCGCATGCAGGTTACTGATCCAATTGCTAGATATTATGGAATGAAGCGTGGACAGGTAGTGAAGATCATCCGACCAAGCGAAACTGCAGGAAGATATGTGACATACAGATATGTTGTTTGA